The segment AGTTATGGATATTGCAAAACTCTGCATCATTAGGGTAAATAATACTGAAATAATTAGCAGTTTGAATGTATTTTTCATAATTATCCCTCGAATATTTATATAACATAACAATTATAATAATTCATGTAATTGACATTTATTATACTTTTTTAAATATTTTGCTATTTCTAATTATACCATAGGTGATATTTTGAAGTTAAGAGAACAGTGGGGTTCCAAATTGGGTTTTATACTTGCTGCCGTAGGTTCAGCAATAGGCTTAGGAAATATTTGGAGATTTGGTTATATGGTTTATACAAATGGAGGGGGGGCATTTTTAATCCCTTACTTTGTGGCATTGTTTTGTGTTGGTATCTCACTTATGATACTTGAACTTGCCTTAGGGCATCTAACAAAAGGCTCTGCTCCACTGGCATTTAGAAAGATACATGAAAAAAGCGAGTGGGTGGGTTGGATTGCGGTTATTGCGGGTTTTGTCATAACTACATACTACAATGTGATAATTGCTTGGAGTTTATACTATTTATTAAATATAATTGCCTTCGGTTTACCAAATGACCCAAATAACTTCTTCTTTAATGATGTCCTTAATATTTCAAGTAGTGTTGGAGAGATTGGTGGGTTTGTTTGGGGGGTATTGGTATCGGTTATAGCAATTTGGGCAATAAACTTCTTTATAGTAAATTGTGGAGTCAAGAAGGGTCTTGAGAAGGCAAACAAGATATCCATACCTTTATTGTTTATACTTGTATTAATTTTGGTGTTTAGGGGCATAACACTACCCGGTGGATTGGAAGGAGTAAGTTGGTATTTAACGCCAAATTTTGCAGTATTGAAAGATCCCGAAATATGGATAAATGCTTTTTCACAGATATTCTTCAGTTTGAGTCTTGGATTTGGGATAATGATTGCCTATGCAAGTTATCTCCCTAAAAAAAGTGATATAACAACAAGTGCATTTACAATATCTCTATTAAATTGTGGATTTTCATTCTTGGCTGGTTTTGCCGTATTTGGAACCCTTGGGTATATGGCTTATGCAACAGGGATGCCATTGGATGAAGTGGTCTCACAAGGTATTGCATTGGCATTTGTAACATTTCCAAAGGCAATATCTCTATTGCCAGTAGGTAGTGTTCTTATGGGAGTGGTGTTCTTCTTTGCATTGGTTATTGCAGGTATATCATCTTCAGTTTCCCTTATTGAGGCATTAGTTTCTGCGATAATGGATAAATTTGATGTTGGGAGGAAAAAAGCACTAACACTTGTTACAGTTTTGGGATTACTTGGAAGTTCAATATATGCCACAAAAGGTGGTTTGTATTACCTTGATATGGTAGATCACTTTGCATCAGGTTACTTATTACCAATATCTGGGGTTTTGGAGGTTATAGTGGTTGTGTGGATTTTTGGGGGAGAGAGGATATT is part of the Methanotorris formicicus Mc-S-70 genome and harbors:
- a CDS encoding sodium-dependent transporter, with amino-acid sequence MKLREQWGSKLGFILAAVGSAIGLGNIWRFGYMVYTNGGGAFLIPYFVALFCVGISLMILELALGHLTKGSAPLAFRKIHEKSEWVGWIAVIAGFVITTYYNVIIAWSLYYLLNIIAFGLPNDPNNFFFNDVLNISSSVGEIGGFVWGVLVSVIAIWAINFFIVNCGVKKGLEKANKISIPLLFILVLILVFRGITLPGGLEGVSWYLTPNFAVLKDPEIWINAFSQIFFSLSLGFGIMIAYASYLPKKSDITTSAFTISLLNCGFSFLAGFAVFGTLGYMAYATGMPLDEVVSQGIALAFVTFPKAISLLPVGSVLMGVVFFFALVIAGISSSVSLIEALVSAIMDKFDVGRKKALTLVTVLGLLGSSIYATKGGLYYLDMVDHFASGYLLPISGVLEVIVVVWIFGGERILNYVNRLSEIKIGSWWKYLAGILAPLVLLTIISLDIVSLINEPYGGYSWKYLGFAVLIIPIAFILAFILSKIPWKRKIEIIR